The following coding sequences lie in one Clostridia bacterium genomic window:
- a CDS encoding sporulation integral membrane protein YlbJ produces the protein MAKQKTNFYTFFFTWAIIFLVITMLIWPEKTYQGALYGLELWANVLVPSLLPFFIITEIMFNLGIIRFLGILLEPLMRPLFNLPGEASFVLAMGFSSGFPMGAVLTKRLYELKGCSRCEAERLIAFTNNASPLFLMSAVAIGIFRQPSLGPLLLISHYLANLLIGILLGLVSRFSPRETSFTFKHQRLLLPAEPFSQLFSTAIKNGINTICLIGGFVISYAVLIKILETTSLLHLCAYPFSLLLQVLHFDPSTAEALATGFWEMTLGINELSLTMVPLQEKIILTSILLGWCGLSIHSQVSGVLNKTGIKTTFFHQTRILHSILAGLISYVFIQKGNWFSRLSLPALTPPTTSTLLSTTFLFNLFYLTKIFILFFLILFSLAGTIFLSSKLLKLIKLQKKNLPN, from the coding sequence ATGGCCAAACAAAAAACAAATTTTTATACCTTTTTTTTCACCTGGGCCATTATTTTTTTAGTAATCACCATGCTCATTTGGCCTGAAAAAACTTATCAAGGGGCCCTTTACGGTCTGGAATTATGGGCTAATGTCTTAGTCCCCTCTTTACTCCCTTTTTTTATTATCACCGAAATTATGTTTAATCTAGGAATAATAAGATTTTTAGGTATTCTTTTAGAGCCTTTAATGCGGCCCCTGTTTAATTTACCCGGAGAAGCCTCCTTTGTACTGGCCATGGGATTCAGTTCGGGATTTCCCATGGGTGCTGTGCTCACCAAACGCCTGTATGAGCTGAAAGGCTGCAGCCGCTGCGAGGCAGAACGCTTGATTGCCTTTACCAATAATGCCAGTCCGCTTTTTTTAATGTCAGCAGTTGCCATTGGAATTTTTCGACAGCCCTCTCTAGGTCCCTTACTCCTTATTAGTCATTATTTAGCTAATCTACTTATTGGTATTCTTTTAGGTCTAGTTTCACGATTTTCCCCTCGGGAAACTAGTTTTACATTTAAACACCAAAGACTATTATTACCTGCCGAGCCCTTTAGTCAACTTTTTAGCACTGCCATAAAAAATGGTATTAATACCATTTGTTTAATCGGTGGATTTGTAATTAGTTATGCCGTACTGATTAAAATTCTAGAAACTACTTCCCTACTGCATTTATGTGCCTATCCCTTCAGCCTACTTTTGCAGGTCCTTCATTTTGACCCCAGCACTGCTGAGGCCCTGGCCACTGGTTTTTGGGAAATGACTTTAGGCATCAATGAACTTTCTCTCACGATGGTACCTTTACAAGAAAAAATTATTTTAACCAGTATCCTTTTAGGTTGGTGTGGACTATCCATTCATTCACAGGTAAGTGGTGTTTTAAATAAAACCGGTATTAAAACAACATTTTTTCACCAAACAAGAATTCTGCACAGCATCTTAGCTGGCCTCATCAGTTATGTTTTCATTCAAAAAGGTAATTGGTTTTCTCGGCTTTCACTGCCAGCACTTACACCTCCCACAACCTCAACCCTGTTAAGTACTACCTTTCTTTTTAATTTATTTTACTTAACCAAGATTTTTATTCTTTTCTTTTTAATCCTTTTTTCACTTGCCGGAACAATATTTCTCAGCAGTAAACTTTTAAAATTAATTAAACTACAGAAAAAAAATCTCCCTAATTAA